The DNA segment ACCGCAACGTCTCAATGACCAATGACCAACGAAAAACCTCCTTTTTGGCGTGATAATCGCTTCTGGTATATTGCTGGGCAATTGATTGCTTTATTTTTAGCTGCATTTGTAGTAGCTATCCTTTTAGGTAATCTTAACCGCAATTTGCAACGATTGGGCATTCAATTTGGCTTTGATTTCCTCAAGCAGCAAGCATCTTTTGATATCGGTGAAACCCTGATTGCTTATAAACCAACTGATACTTATAGTTTGGCTTTATGGGTAGGACTAATTAATTCATTACGAATAGCATTTGTCGGCATCATTCTGACAACAATCGTTGGTATACTTGCGGGGATAGCTAGATTATCTGATAACTGGCTAGTGCGGAATATTTCACTAGTTTATGTAGAGATATTTCGTAATACACCATTACTTTTACAATTGTTGTTTTGGTACTTTGCAGTTTTTTTAGGGCTTCCCAGAGCAGATAACAAAATTTCTCTTGGGGGATTTATTGGTCTGAGCCAAAACGGATTAGAACTACCTTGGTTCACCTTTTCACCAGAGTTTTCTGCATTACTGCTGGGGCTAATTTTTTATACTGGAGCTTTTATTGCGGAAATTGTTCGGGGCGGGATTCAGTCAGTATCCAAAGGACAATGGGAAGCAGGGCGATCGCTAGGATTAAACCCAAGCTTAATCATGCGCCTAGTTATTTTCCCTCAAGCCTTGCGAGTCATCATTCCGCCACTCACAAGCCAGTATCTCAATCTCACCAAAAATTCCAGTTTAGCGATCGCCATCGGCTACCCCGATATTTATTTTGTCGCCTCCACCACCTTTAATCAAACGGGAAAAGCAGTAGAAGTCATGTTACTCCTAATGCTTACCTATCTCTCTCTCAGTTTGACTATCTCCCTCATCATGAATGCCTTTAATCGCACCGTACAGATTAAAGAAAGGTAATGGAGACCGGGAGAAAATTACCTTTGA comes from the Nostoc sp. PCC 7120 = FACHB-418 genome and includes:
- a CDS encoding amino acid ABC transporter permease, with protein sequence MTNEKPPFWRDNRFWYIAGQLIALFLAAFVVAILLGNLNRNLQRLGIQFGFDFLKQQASFDIGETLIAYKPTDTYSLALWVGLINSLRIAFVGIILTTIVGILAGIARLSDNWLVRNISLVYVEIFRNTPLLLQLLFWYFAVFLGLPRADNKISLGGFIGLSQNGLELPWFTFSPEFSALLLGLIFYTGAFIAEIVRGGIQSVSKGQWEAGRSLGLNPSLIMRLVIFPQALRVIIPPLTSQYLNLTKNSSLAIAIGYPDIYFVASTTFNQTGKAVEVMLLLMLTYLSLSLTISLIMNAFNRTVQIKER